In Anaeromusa acidaminophila DSM 3853, a genomic segment contains:
- a CDS encoding integrase core domain-containing protein, whose protein sequence is GVSTAYIEPGSPWENGFCESFNSKMRDEFLNREIFDSMVEVDILTKRWVLEYNTIRPHSSLGYKPPAPQTIVCVA, encoded by the coding sequence GGGAGTTTCCACTGCTTACATTGAACCAGGCAGTCCATGGGAGAATGGCTTTTGCGAAAGTTTTAACAGTAAAATGCGAGATGAGTTTCTAAACCGAGAAATTTTTGATTCCATGGTTGAAGTAGATATATTAACGAAACGTTGGGTTTTGGAGTATAACACGATACGACCACATAGTTCCCTTGGATACAAGCCTCCAGCACCTCAAACCATAGTGTGCGTTGCTTAA